One Kitasatospora sp. NBC_01266 genomic window carries:
- the hisD gene encoding histidinol dehydrogenase, whose amino-acid sequence MISRIDLRGATGDPRDLLPRAEFDVEAALEKVRPICEDVRHRGVAALIEITERFDGVTLASTRVPEAEIAAALETLDPKVRAALEESIRRARLVHREQRRTDHTTQVVPGGTVSERWVPMDRVGLYVPGGLAVYPSSVVMNVVPAQEAGVQGIAVTSPPQKDFGGKVHPAILAACALLGVTEVYSVGGAQAVAMFAYGTEECAPVNLVTGPGNIYVASAKRLLKGRIGIDAEAGPTEIMVLADDSAVPAEVAADLISQAEHDPMAASVLVTDSVALADAVDAELVKQVAETKHRERVSTALTGRQSGTVLVDDLAQGLLVANAYAAEHLEIQTRDAAAVAARVRNAGAIFVGRFAPVSLGDYAAGSNHVLPTGGCACHSSGLSVQSFLRGIHVIDYSREALADVAAHVVNLANAEDLPGHGDAIRARFAEGELEQHSDWTVPNA is encoded by the coding sequence GTGATCTCTCGAATCGACCTGCGCGGCGCCACCGGCGACCCGCGCGATCTGCTGCCCCGTGCCGAGTTCGACGTGGAGGCCGCCCTGGAGAAGGTGCGGCCGATCTGCGAGGACGTGCGCCATCGCGGGGTCGCGGCGCTGATCGAGATCACCGAGCGCTTCGACGGCGTCACGCTGGCGAGCACCCGGGTGCCCGAGGCGGAGATCGCCGCCGCCCTGGAGACCCTGGACCCGAAGGTCCGGGCCGCCCTGGAGGAGTCGATCCGCCGGGCCCGGCTGGTCCACCGCGAGCAGCGCCGCACCGACCACACCACCCAGGTGGTGCCGGGCGGCACGGTCAGCGAGCGCTGGGTGCCGATGGACCGGGTCGGCCTCTACGTGCCGGGCGGCCTGGCCGTCTACCCGTCCTCCGTTGTGATGAATGTGGTGCCCGCCCAGGAGGCCGGCGTCCAGGGCATCGCGGTCACCTCGCCGCCGCAGAAGGACTTCGGCGGCAAGGTGCACCCGGCGATCCTGGCGGCCTGCGCGCTGCTGGGCGTCACCGAGGTGTACTCGGTCGGCGGTGCCCAGGCGGTCGCGATGTTCGCCTACGGCACCGAGGAGTGCGCGCCGGTCAACCTGGTCACCGGGCCCGGCAACATCTACGTGGCCTCCGCCAAGCGCCTGCTCAAGGGCCGGATCGGGATCGACGCCGAGGCCGGGCCGACCGAGATCATGGTGCTGGCGGACGACAGCGCGGTGCCCGCCGAGGTGGCCGCCGACCTGATCAGCCAGGCCGAGCACGACCCGATGGCCGCCTCCGTGCTGGTCACCGACTCGGTCGCGCTGGCCGACGCGGTCGACGCCGAACTGGTGAAGCAGGTGGCCGAGACCAAGCACCGCGAGCGGGTCAGCACGGCGCTGACCGGCCGGCAGTCCGGCACCGTGCTGGTGGACGACCTGGCGCAGGGCCTGCTCGTGGCCAACGCCTACGCCGCCGAGCACCTGGAGATCCAGACCCGGGACGCGGCCGCCGTCGCCGCCCGGGTGCGCAACGCGGGCGCGATCTTCGTGGGCCGGTTCGCCCCGGTCTCGCTGGGCGACTATGCGGCCGGCTCCAACCACGTGCTGCCCACCGGCGGCTGCGCCTGCCACTCCTCGGGCCTGTCCGTGCAGTCCTTCCTGCGCGGCATCCACGTGATCGACTACAGCCGCGAGGCGCTGGCGGACGTCGCCGCGCACGTGGTGAACCTCGCCAACGCCGAGGACCTGCCGGGTCACGGCGATGCGATCCGCGCACGTTTTGCCGAAGGCGAACTAGAGCAGCACAGCGACTGGACGGTCCCCAACGCGTGA